One genomic window of Trichlorobacter lovleyi includes the following:
- a CDS encoding DUF4212 domain-containing protein: protein MSDDGLKRSINIFKPLPGTMQGEVQVIAMLLVACLLAVVGTQVAIWVLEESLDGFWLTELIFFNLPIHFWISGQFLPLLFIVLGLVFNLWMDRHELRRMEGTIRFRATGRKKGEVP from the coding sequence ATGTCGGATGACGGTCTGAAGCGGAGCATCAATATCTTTAAACCGCTACCCGGGACCATGCAGGGTGAGGTGCAGGTGATTGCCATGCTGCTGGTTGCCTGTCTGCTGGCGGTGGTGGGCACCCAGGTTGCCATCTGGGTCCTGGAAGAGTCGCTGGACGGCTTCTGGCTGACCGAACTGATCTTCTTTAATCTGCCGATCCATTTCTGGATATCGGGGCAGTTCCTGCCGCTGCTGTTCATTGTGCTGGGGCTGGTCTTCAATCTCTGGATGGATCGTCATGAGCTCCGGCGGATGGAGGGGACGATTCGCTTCAGAGCAACAGGTCGCAAGAAGGGGGAGGTGCCCTGA
- a CDS encoding enoyl-ACP reductase FabI, with protein sequence MALLEGKKALILGVANEKSIAWAMAKLFQAEGAELMLTYAGEAIEKRVRPLAESVGALVAPCNVTSDEEIAALMELAQQRWGGIDILIHSVAFADKEELKGTILSTTRAGFATALDISAYSLIGLLKAAQPLMTGRNACALAMSYYGAEKVFPNYNVMGVAKAALEASVRYLAAGMGEDNIRVNAISAGPIKTLAAAGVNGFNQILNTVEERAPLHRNITQEEVAKSALYLCSDLASGVTGEIHYVDAGYNITGI encoded by the coding sequence ATGGCACTGTTGGAAGGTAAAAAAGCGCTGATTCTGGGCGTTGCAAACGAAAAGAGTATTGCCTGGGCCATGGCCAAACTGTTTCAGGCCGAAGGTGCGGAACTGATGCTGACCTACGCCGGTGAGGCAATAGAGAAGCGGGTCCGCCCCCTGGCTGAATCGGTCGGTGCCCTTGTTGCCCCCTGCAACGTTACCAGCGACGAAGAGATAGCCGCCCTGATGGAGCTGGCACAGCAGCGCTGGGGCGGGATCGATATCCTGATCCACTCGGTGGCCTTTGCCGACAAGGAAGAGCTGAAAGGCACGATCCTCTCCACCACCCGGGCCGGATTTGCCACGGCCCTGGATATCAGCGCCTACTCGCTGATCGGGCTCTTAAAGGCAGCCCAGCCGCTGATGACCGGACGCAATGCCTGCGCCCTGGCCATGAGCTACTACGGTGCCGAAAAGGTATTTCCCAACTACAATGTGATGGGGGTTGCCAAGGCCGCCCTGGAGGCCTCGGTGCGTTACCTTGCCGCCGGCATGGGGGAGGACAACATCCGTGTCAACGCCATCTCGGCCGGCCCGATCAAGACCCTGGCCGCCGCCGGTGTCAACGGCTTCAACCAGATCCTCAACACCGTCGAAGAGCGCGCCCCGCTGCACCGCAACATCACCCAGGAAGAGGTGGCCAAGTCTGCCCTGTACCTCTGCAGCGACCTGGCCTCCGGGGTTACCGGTGAAATCCATTACGTTGATGCCGGCTACAACATCACCGGCATCTAA
- a CDS encoding putative nucleotidyltransferase substrate binding domain-containing protein, with translation MALLLAKGEDFASWRGVEEFAVAYREAAVRLASRRHPEGIAQLLELSEDLLAAVERENSSMGEGLERLVKELSSAGEQSQLRTLLADFYDRAYRHFGRFGSPIAMFSMTETFLSALGDCCLRLARQQIDAPLPPLALLVMGPAGRREATRFCRVQLALVWDGEVPEALMVQLGEALVAWLRVCGVVLEETITPLNPDWRGSLDQWQARFEAAAAKKDQRVLIELLRLTDRTVLAGDSAVADSFGNQCQQYLGQRDFVANLVERCLLLSNGVGMMGSLKLEKSGPHRGGFSLLDHAFLPLAAAVAALSLMHGINLTGTPERLRGLVRISKLDVDLAERTLHAWYCFSEHRLVLEQTALPGLDCRDILYLPTAALGAAESERLRLSLETVGDLQRYLQVSFGAYR, from the coding sequence ATGGCGCTTCTGCTTGCAAAAGGTGAGGATTTTGCCTCCTGGCGCGGAGTGGAGGAGTTTGCGGTTGCCTATCGTGAGGCCGCAGTCCGCCTCGCATCCCGCCGCCACCCGGAGGGGATCGCACAGCTGCTGGAGTTGAGCGAGGACCTGCTCGCCGCTGTTGAACGTGAAAACAGCAGCATGGGCGAAGGGTTGGAGAGGCTGGTCAAGGAGCTCTCCTCTGCCGGAGAGCAGTCTCAGCTGCGCACCCTGCTGGCTGATTTCTACGACCGTGCCTACCGGCATTTTGGCCGCTTCGGCTCTCCGATCGCGATGTTCAGCATGACAGAAACCTTTCTGTCTGCCTTGGGCGACTGCTGTCTGCGTCTGGCCAGACAACAGATTGACGCTCCTCTGCCGCCGTTGGCCCTGTTGGTTATGGGGCCGGCCGGCCGTCGCGAAGCGACCCGTTTTTGCCGGGTGCAGCTGGCGCTGGTCTGGGATGGCGAGGTGCCTGAGGCGTTGATGGTCCAGCTGGGAGAGGCGCTGGTTGCCTGGTTGCGGGTCTGCGGTGTTGTCCTTGAGGAGACCATAACACCGCTTAATCCTGACTGGCGCGGCAGTCTTGACCAGTGGCAGGCCCGTTTTGAAGCGGCGGCAGCCAAAAAGGACCAGCGTGTACTGATTGAACTGCTGCGTCTGACAGACCGGACTGTGCTGGCCGGTGACAGTGCCGTTGCCGACAGCTTTGGAAACCAGTGTCAGCAGTATCTCGGCCAGCGGGACTTTGTCGCCAACCTGGTGGAACGCTGTCTGTTGCTCTCAAACGGTGTCGGCATGATGGGCAGCCTTAAACTTGAGAAAAGCGGTCCCCATCGGGGCGGTTTCTCGCTGCTTGATCATGCCTTTCTGCCCCTGGCTGCTGCGGTGGCAGCACTGAGCCTGATGCATGGGATCAATCTGACAGGAACGCCGGAACGGCTGCGCGGGCTGGTGCGGATCAGCAAGCTGGATGTTGATCTGGCAGAACGCACCCTGCATGCCTGGTACTGTTTCAGTGAACACCGGCTTGTGCTTGAGCAAACGGCACTGCCGGGGCTGGACTGCAGGGATATTCTCTATCTGCCGACGGCAGCACTGGGGGCTGCCGAGTCTGAACGGCTGCGGCTCTCGCTGGAGACGGTTGGCGACCTGCAGCGCTATCTGCAGGTCAGTTTTGGTGCCTACAGATGA
- the trmB gene encoding tRNA (guanosine(46)-N7)-methyltransferase TrmB, with amino-acid sequence MHTLIPIESPLFLSGTELDEQPSWAMIFGNQNPLVLEIGCGIGDFVVTMATRHPELNFIALDFYNKGCLKSCKRAERAELTNVRIVRDEARSFIRRCLAPASLQAVFINCPDPWPKRYQRKRRLVNQEFVSFLEPYLQPGAILHFATDFDDYGIDVANLLRRQPGFENLLAPDHWRHDLEGYPRTKYMLKFMAEGKEIYFVQYRRRVAE; translated from the coding sequence ATGCACACACTTATTCCGATTGAATCCCCTCTCTTTTTATCAGGCACAGAGCTTGACGAACAACCATCATGGGCTATGATCTTCGGCAACCAGAATCCGCTGGTGCTGGAGATCGGCTGCGGTATTGGCGATTTTGTGGTGACCATGGCAACCCGGCACCCGGAACTTAACTTCATTGCCCTCGATTTCTACAACAAGGGCTGTCTGAAGAGCTGTAAGCGGGCTGAGCGGGCTGAGCTGACCAATGTCAGGATCGTACGGGATGAGGCCCGTTCCTTTATCCGCCGCTGCCTCGCCCCGGCCTCGCTGCAGGCGGTGTTCATCAACTGCCCTGATCCGTGGCCCAAGCGCTATCAGCGCAAACGGCGGCTGGTGAATCAGGAGTTTGTCAGTTTTCTGGAGCCGTACCTGCAGCCCGGAGCGATACTGCACTTTGCCACCGATTTTGATGATTACGGCATTGACGTGGCCAATCTGCTGCGGCGGCAGCCCGGTTTTGAGAATCTGCTGGCACCTGATCACTGGCGCCATGACCTGGAAGGGTATCCCCGCACCAAATATATGCTGAAGTTTATGGCAGAAGGTAAAGAGATCTATTTTGTGCAGTACCGCCGCCGTGTGGCGGAGTAG
- a CDS encoding enoyl-CoA hydratase-related protein, whose amino-acid sequence MTTTTLMVENKDGIANITVNRPASMNAMTVTTLQELSVVVQELSASAAVRAVIITGAGEKAFIAGGDIAMLQKLGPVAARELALLAHGLCRAIEQSPKPFIAAVNGYALGGGCELALCCDLRIAAENARFGQPEINIGILPGFGGSQRLPRLVGKGRALEMILTGDMIDAQEAWRIGLVNKVVPAAELMAAANAIAQKLAGKSLMALKLCKEVVVNGLEMDLDRACSYEADLFALSFATADQQEGMAAFLEKRAPVFSDR is encoded by the coding sequence GTGACGACGACGACACTGATGGTTGAGAACAAGGATGGTATTGCCAACATAACGGTTAACCGGCCGGCCAGCATGAATGCCATGACCGTTACGACACTGCAGGAGCTGAGCGTTGTTGTGCAGGAATTGTCAGCCTCTGCAGCGGTGCGGGCTGTCATCATTACCGGTGCGGGTGAAAAGGCCTTTATCGCCGGTGGTGACATTGCCATGCTGCAGAAACTGGGGCCTGTTGCCGCACGGGAGCTGGCACTGCTGGCCCATGGGCTCTGCCGGGCCATTGAGCAGAGCCCCAAGCCCTTTATTGCCGCAGTGAACGGGTATGCCCTCGGCGGCGGCTGTGAACTTGCCCTCTGCTGCGACCTGCGGATTGCAGCGGAGAACGCCAGGTTCGGGCAGCCCGAGATCAATATCGGCATCCTGCCCGGTTTTGGCGGTTCCCAGCGCCTGCCCCGTCTGGTGGGCAAGGGCAGGGCGCTGGAGATGATTCTGACCGGCGATATGATTGATGCCCAGGAGGCCTGGCGGATCGGCCTGGTCAACAAGGTCGTGCCGGCAGCAGAACTGATGGCTGCTGCAAACGCGATTGCGCAGAAGCTGGCCGGTAAGAGCCTGATGGCCCTCAAACTCTGCAAAGAGGTGGTGGTAAACGGCCTGGAGATGGACCTTGACCGGGCCTGCAGCTACGAAGCCGACCTGTTTGCGTTAAGCTTTGCCACCGCTGACCAGCAGGAAGGGATGGCCGCCTTTCTGGAAAAACGTGCGCCGGTCTTTAGCGACCGGTAA
- a CDS encoding sigma-54-dependent transcriptional regulator — MSKPAQTKQAQGVLLVDDDDGFLEEARRTLHSQGITNITTLQDSSKVFQELSEGAHSVLILDWVMPGLSGADLLPEIVRQYPYLPVIILTGVADLENVVNCIKQGAYDYITKPLDANRLVSIVQKAFTTEELASQNKKLTGYLQGQPLEDPECFSDIISCSERMQSLFKIIEAMRHSRQPVLITGETGVGKELIAKAIHRSSGLRGPMVTVNVAGLDDNMFSDSLFGHKKGAFTGATESREGLIEKAKDGTLFLDEIGEISVQSQVKLLRLIQQNEYYRVGSDVLQKSSARIIAASNANFEALFESGAFRQDLYYRISAHSLHVPALRERREDILPLAEHYAARIALELKKVIPRFSREVRKSLRCYDFHGNVRELINKINNAVTNNRSGILQPEDFPGVSTGCGGLNNMIRRIGSNQFVLHGIFSEFPTYEELELLLTEEAIEEAKGNRSAAAELLGVSRPTLQKKLDQCDGRKWSGTKS, encoded by the coding sequence ATGTCGAAACCTGCTCAAACGAAACAAGCACAAGGAGTTTTGCTGGTTGATGATGATGACGGATTCCTTGAAGAAGCCCGCCGCACCCTGCACAGCCAGGGGATAACCAATATCACAACCCTTCAGGACAGCAGTAAGGTTTTTCAGGAGCTCTCTGAGGGAGCCCACAGCGTACTGATACTCGACTGGGTCATGCCCGGTCTGAGCGGTGCAGACCTGCTGCCGGAGATCGTCAGGCAGTACCCGTATCTGCCGGTCATCATCCTGACCGGTGTGGCTGATCTTGAGAACGTGGTCAACTGTATCAAACAGGGCGCCTATGACTACATAACCAAACCCCTTGACGCCAATCGGCTGGTTTCCATTGTCCAGAAGGCCTTTACCACAGAAGAACTGGCCAGCCAGAACAAGAAGCTGACAGGGTACCTGCAGGGGCAGCCACTTGAAGATCCTGAATGCTTCAGTGATATCATCAGCTGTAGTGAGCGGATGCAGTCGCTTTTCAAGATTATTGAAGCCATGCGCCATTCAAGGCAGCCCGTTCTGATTACCGGTGAGACCGGTGTCGGCAAGGAGCTGATCGCCAAGGCCATTCACAGATCCAGCGGCCTGAGGGGGCCCATGGTGACTGTCAACGTGGCCGGGCTGGATGACAACATGTTCTCCGACTCCCTCTTTGGTCACAAAAAAGGGGCATTTACCGGAGCGACTGAAAGCCGGGAGGGGTTGATCGAAAAGGCAAAGGACGGCACACTGTTTCTGGACGAGATCGGAGAGATCAGCGTCCAGTCGCAGGTTAAACTGCTCCGGCTTATTCAGCAGAATGAATATTACCGTGTCGGTTCCGATGTGCTGCAAAAAAGCAGCGCCCGCATCATTGCCGCTTCAAACGCCAATTTCGAGGCCCTCTTCGAATCCGGCGCCTTCCGTCAGGATCTCTACTACCGGATCAGTGCCCACTCCCTGCATGTCCCGGCACTGCGAGAGCGCCGCGAAGATATCCTGCCCCTGGCCGAGCATTATGCGGCCCGCATAGCACTAGAGCTGAAAAAGGTGATCCCACGCTTTTCTCGCGAGGTGCGTAAGTCGCTCAGGTGTTATGATTTCCACGGCAATGTCAGGGAGCTGATCAACAAGATTAACAACGCAGTCACCAATAACCGTTCCGGCATCCTGCAGCCTGAGGATTTCCCAGGGGTGTCAACCGGTTGTGGCGGACTTAACAACATGATCCGCCGGATCGGCAGCAACCAGTTTGTGTTGCATGGCATCTTTTCGGAGTTTCCAACCTATGAAGAACTGGAGTTGCTCCTGACCGAAGAAGCCATTGAAGAGGCAAAGGGTAACCGCAGTGCCGCTGCCGAACTGCTGGGTGTCAGCAGGCCGACGCTGCAAAAGAAGCTGGATCAGTGCGACGGCAGGAAGTGGTCTGGCACAAAGTCTTAG
- a CDS encoding sodium:solute symporter family transporter translates to MVAQGVQFIPLLMVAALFLLFIVSGLGSKMRQASDYGFSGSYSGRVGSGAAIASNWMSAASILGLAGLFYLKGYYAMAFVIGWTGGYVLLLVLMATQIRRFGKFTAPDFVGFRYESASARTVVALISIVISIIYCVAQFRGIALLVSWLFGLHYREAVLTGAALLVTFVVISGTLGVIRNQRLQYFVLIIAFVLPLMFINRKLGYFWVLPQFGYGEAITTLQEQFGFYWSEPFASISLFQWLALCFTLMFGTAGLPHVLSRFYLAPSMRDARWGVVWGLFFISLIYWSAPAYGVLARLFDARAGNAFKLPDPATADLVTLTAVTQAGLPSWVLGLLVAGGMAAAFYAAAGLLQSGAAAFAYDIYPRFINRSASDSDKVNAAKGTFLLLAGIVMLFSLNQVGLIAEIAAVAFALAGNTIFPAFLLGIWWSRTNAAGVLSGMLVGVLITAASPLFGDLVPLVKVLFPLTSSAFIGAPLVSLVMIVVSLLTRPPSDEMVAFLIRDVHDTGGK, encoded by the coding sequence ATGGTGGCGCAAGGTGTGCAGTTCATACCGCTCTTGATGGTTGCTGCTCTGTTCCTGCTCTTTATTGTCAGCGGTCTGGGCAGCAAGATGCGTCAGGCCAGTGACTACGGTTTTTCAGGCAGTTATAGCGGCCGGGTGGGCAGCGGCGCCGCCATTGCCAGCAACTGGATGAGCGCTGCCAGTATCCTGGGGCTGGCCGGTCTTTTCTATCTGAAGGGCTACTATGCCATGGCCTTTGTGATCGGCTGGACCGGCGGTTATGTGTTGCTGCTGGTACTGATGGCAACCCAGATCAGGCGTTTCGGCAAGTTTACCGCCCCGGATTTTGTCGGATTCCGTTATGAATCAGCCTCGGCCCGTACGGTGGTGGCGCTGATCTCGATTGTTATCTCAATCATCTATTGTGTGGCCCAGTTCAGGGGGATCGCCCTGCTGGTCTCCTGGCTCTTCGGCTTGCACTACAGGGAGGCTGTGTTAACCGGTGCCGCCCTGCTGGTCACCTTTGTGGTTATTTCCGGCACCCTGGGGGTGATCAGGAACCAGCGGCTGCAGTATTTTGTGCTGATCATCGCCTTTGTCCTGCCGTTGATGTTCATCAACCGCAAGCTGGGGTACTTCTGGGTACTGCCGCAGTTTGGCTATGGTGAGGCAATCACCACCCTCCAGGAACAGTTCGGTTTCTACTGGTCAGAGCCGTTTGCCTCGATTTCGCTCTTCCAGTGGCTGGCGCTCTGTTTCACCCTGATGTTCGGTACCGCCGGGCTACCCCATGTCCTTTCCCGTTTTTATCTGGCCCCCAGTATGCGCGACGCCCGCTGGGGGGTGGTCTGGGGTCTGTTCTTCATCTCCCTGATCTACTGGTCGGCTCCGGCCTACGGGGTGCTGGCCCGTCTGTTTGATGCCCGGGCCGGTAATGCCTTCAAGCTGCCGGACCCGGCAACGGCGGATCTGGTAACCCTGACAGCGGTTACCCAGGCCGGCTTGCCAAGCTGGGTGCTGGGGCTTTTGGTGGCCGGCGGCATGGCTGCCGCCTTTTATGCCGCTGCCGGCCTGCTGCAGTCCGGGGCTGCCGCCTTTGCCTACGATATCTACCCCCGTTTTATCAATCGCAGCGCAAGCGATAGTGACAAGGTCAATGCTGCCAAAGGGACCTTTTTGCTGCTGGCCGGCATTGTGATGCTGTTCTCCCTGAACCAGGTGGGGCTGATTGCCGAGATTGCGGCAGTAGCCTTTGCCCTGGCCGGCAACACGATCTTCCCGGCCTTTCTGCTGGGGATCTGGTGGAGCCGCACCAATGCCGCCGGTGTGCTGAGCGGTATGCTGGTCGGTGTCCTGATTACCGCCGCCTCTCCCTTGTTCGGGGATCTGGTGCCGTTGGTCAAGGTGCTCTTCCCCCTGACCTCTTCAGCCTTTATCGGCGCACCACTGGTCAGTCTGGTTATGATTGTCGTGTCGCTGCTCACCCGTCCCCCCTCTGACGAGATGGTTGCCTTCCTGATTCGTGATGTCCATGACACCGGAGGGAAATAA
- a CDS encoding sugar phosphate isomerase/epimerase family protein produces MSSSLKISLSSGSLFTLPMRRAFELSAEAGFDGVELIINQDFQRVNPVKVVRSLQEIAPINSIHAPFMPLDGWGGPIQSLFHSIELAADTGIPLVNFHPPSWMGMEIGFWRWLYRIRDFQKEIGIDGEVLVTIENMPCIGRFKLNPNILSSTRDMITFIHDHNLFLTFDTTHMGSGKANFINDFYLFYESGRIRNIHFSDYGFDREHLIPGHGRLPLTRFLNHLKHTDYKGCVTLEVSPHEFPKNEEVILQSLKELQTYMRVETGMLPVEAMEDFEVLTPVDIDEGVYGEL; encoded by the coding sequence ATGAGCAGCAGTCTGAAGATATCGCTCTCAAGCGGATCTTTATTTACCCTGCCGATGCGCCGGGCCTTTGAACTGTCTGCCGAAGCCGGTTTTGACGGGGTTGAGCTGATCATCAACCAGGACTTTCAACGGGTTAACCCGGTCAAGGTGGTTCGCTCCCTGCAGGAAATTGCACCGATCAACTCCATTCATGCCCCCTTTATGCCGCTGGACGGCTGGGGCGGACCGATCCAATCACTCTTTCACAGTATTGAACTTGCTGCAGATACCGGTATCCCGCTGGTAAACTTCCATCCGCCATCCTGGATGGGGATGGAGATCGGGTTCTGGCGCTGGCTGTATCGTATCCGGGATTTTCAAAAAGAGATCGGCATTGATGGCGAGGTGCTGGTTACGATAGAAAACATGCCCTGTATCGGCCGTTTCAAGCTGAATCCCAATATCCTCTCCTCCACCCGGGATATGATCACCTTTATTCACGATCACAACCTCTTTCTTACCTTTGACACCACCCATATGGGGTCAGGCAAGGCCAACTTCATTAATGACTTCTACCTGTTCTACGAATCAGGACGGATCCGTAATATCCATTTCTCGGACTATGGCTTTGACCGCGAACATCTGATCCCCGGCCATGGCCGCCTGCCGTTGACCCGCTTTCTGAACCACCTGAAACATACCGACTACAAAGGCTGTGTCACCCTTGAAGTCAGTCCCCATGAGTTTCCGAAAAATGAAGAGGTCATCCTGCAAAGCCTGAAAGAGCTGCAGACCTATATGCGGGTTGAAACCGGCATGTTGCCGGTTGAGGCGATGGAGGATTTTGAGGTGTTGACACCGGTTGATATTGATGAGGGAGTGTATGGCGAACTGTGA